The Helicoverpa armigera isolate CAAS_96S chromosome 18, ASM3070526v1, whole genome shotgun sequence genome segment ATGTAagctagtaggtacataagggaCGTTATATAAAGCAGTACTACATATATAAAGGAGTaaaataagagagtacataagtatatacaggagtaatgaaatggtgacacaaccGACTATTGTCcatgtatacactatagaaatttAGCCAAGGGCAATCTCCGGTTCTATGTTAAAATATTGCTAGCTATGTAGTAACAAGAATATCATTATGCCGTGTTTCCGCAGGAGTGGAGCGTGTGCGAGGCGCGTGAGCGCGGCGCGGGGCTGGCGCTGGTGCTGGCCAGCAGCGCTGAGCTCGAGCGGTTCATCGCCGCGCTCGAGCAGGCCTTCTGCGCGCTCACTGTGAGTACATCTAGTGTCATCTTTCAACAAATTGTCATACAGTTTGGCAAACTTATATTTGAGAACTGTGTGAGTGAAGTGAAGTGAAATtctttttttccattttttttttgtcggaAAAACGAAATCATGGCAATATCAATTTACTTAccaagtacaaaaataaacaaaatataaatatttggaaataGAAACACtccatcaataaaattatctaattttCCTAGGCTTGCTCACAATAGTTCCAGTTAAACACACAGTTCCAGTTACacagtagaaaaataaaattgccaaTTAAAACTAATAGGCACGGCAATCACGTCTAATTTTGCTCATTAAAACTACACTTACATACACAAAACTACAAGTAAAAACTCATCTCTTCTTCCCCAGTGCGAACCATTCCCGCTAAGCGTGGTAGAGGCCACGAAATCCGCGTGCAGTTCCGCACACACAAAATACGAGGCCGCCTGGGCACACATGCTGCCGCAGCAATAACTGGACACACACGTAAGCTACAACACTAGTAGTAACATTCCCGCACTAGGGACTAGGGATGTACGAaaagttatcaataaaaaaatgtacttgcTAAGTGGAGTTTGTACTTATTTTGTATATTGGGGTCATTATGGGGAAGAGTATTGCTTTAAAAATGGTTTAATGATTGTGTAAATGTATTAGGATTTCGTTATTTTTAGTTCCTAGTACAGATGTTACGACTGGGCTGTAGTTAGGACAGTTAGAAATATCGATAAATAGGAAATGTgaatttttgttgtaattttaagCGCTTTTTCGTCTTGTTCTACTCAACATAGAGGACCTAGTGATTTAGTGTGagtaacataatatattatctaacgACTATCGGGTTTAACGACACCGTATTTCTCTTATCGTGTGGATTCTGAGTTTTAACTACTTTATCAATATCcgtaatacatatattttctcAAAGTAACACtatttaactattaaaaaaatataatattaatctcATGCTTTAGGGGTCTGAGTATTACTCTATATACATTCATATAGTGTATTTTGAAAGCTCGGAGTTGTACGGTGTTGGTAAAACATCGATAGAAAAATCACAAATACTCAGTTTTAGcttaataacaatatatttccTCTGTGAGACAGACAGAAAGCGTCTTGCGAGCACAATTTAGTTAAAactgtataatataattatgcttCTACGTTGAAACTATCGCTCGTGTATAGCTAAATACACTGATATTTGAAGCaaacatcgataaaaatatttgaaaaataaaagccatattttaaattaaaaaaatacattccaaATATTCTTGCATCTATGGCTAACCAAAGACAAATTAAAGAGGTTGTAACGTCGAAGTTTGCTTCAAGTCTCAGTtactaataagtattatttatcgTTATTGTTTAATCTATggtacttatgtatatttatggtaatatattattattgatatatcGATTCCAATTAATATACTGCTATTACGTAGTAAAATGTCTCACTTCTATATCTATAGGTCACAATACTCCACTATGATATTTATGCCTTGTTGTATTGGTGCTAAAAACAAGGATTCGataaaaaaagaacatcaaAAATGCAAGtacagtcgggtaaaaaaagCAGTAATTATTCAAgcttttattaagaaaaattaaatactcTTAGAATACAAGGTTTTCGCAACGTAgtctgttttgttaaatatcTCATCTATGAATCATAACAAGTTTTTAGATTTTCTCACTTGATTGTACTTGCATTATTTTTAGCGCCAATATAGAGAAACAcgacaaaattaataatatcctATATCAAATCGAATATTAAtcattattgaataaattataatcaatatCTATGAATTGAATTGGCCAGAAATGTTTAAGCGCTGATACTTTGagaattgtaaaaagttatataatgtatgtatccTTCAGTCATATTTTCtgaatttatctattttatgtATTCCATGTAAAATTGTTTAGTAGAAGCATTAAAATGCAAGGTTTTAGTGTCGTCTCCGAACAAATGCTTTAAGTATTACAAAGGGAACACAAGAGGGAAGAAAGCTTTGTCTGAGTGTACTGTGAATTCGCGCTATTCTGAAACTTGGTCCGCGAGAATATACCCTAATCGATAATCGACTCGGTAATCGATAAGGGATATCGATTTACAAGTTTACAGAATAAGTATGCTTCGTGTGACGGCTTAGTAGATTTTGTATGTGGAAAAACTATGTAGttctttttacaaacaaaccttttgtagctttattttttttaaagctaagtttaatggttttgtttttaaaattgtgttgTTTCGTTTCAAAAAATAACGTTCCCGGGTTTGGAGGGATGTGTTAAgctttaatatttgtttgaaaaaggtctcaaaaagttatttatataatgcTATTAGAACAATTTCCTAACGGTTGTCGCTCGTTACCAAATATATCAATCGTATATCATTTCGTATGTGTATTAGGCCGCTGTATGGCCGTGTGATATTAATGTATATTTAGGGTAGGTATTAGCGCATCGTGGACTATGACGTCACAAGGTTTTATATGTAAAACACATTTTGCACCGATTTTAAGATTCTCattagtttaatttttgttaaagAACTAAATATTCCTTAAAAGCAATGATGTCAGATAACCATTCcaattttaataactaaattttgatttgtttttttttaagtgtccaTTTTCAGTGCAAAATGTTGATTTTACACATAAAACTTTGTGACATTGggaaacaataatataacagcaaatttaataaatttcataataatatacgttttattatgtagttatcAGTCTGAGTAATAATAgctatgaataattattatattcttgtgcactttatttgttttgtaagtatttgtttaaataatattttatttctgataATGTCttacattaatttgtttattcgtATCAATATATAAAGATTTTTCTGTATATTTGTTGTGTATGTGATTGCGCTTATACTAAAGGCTATTTTTACTTGGAATtcgttttgtaattattattttaatatgttccAAGTTTAAAACTTATTCTCCACTTTTTCGAAAATGGaagcttttttttcttttatgcttttattttcttaacttgTCTATGGTCTATCTGTAACAAACCTTCTTGGTTATTAAttcgtattttttgtaaaaatagcCTTGACTCTATTTGCTACGTAACTGTGATTTGTGTTGTTTACCATTAAGTTTGTTGTTTATGCATAATATTAGATCAATGTTTTTAGCTTTTAGTATTAGATAATTATTTCGATATTATTGAATATACGTGAATTAATCAATAGAACTTATTCGAAGACTATTGTAATGAATAggatttataataatgaaaatacacATTCTTacaattttgtgaaaaatacttttgttaatttactgttattgtcttgttgaaaatattgaaatattttttctatgtaaaaaatatttaggttttCAAACAATTGtatcaaaaaatcttttttctttttttactgaTTTAACAGAAATTGTTTGTACGAATTGGCTATGATGATTATTACtattggttatttattttgtaaaattatttttttaataaaaacacgaCTGTATCTTCCGTTCTATTGTAAAGTTTCTGAACTATAGGCGATATTATTTGCCTTTGGTGTACCTGGCTTTAATCCCGTGACCCTAGGTCTCATTGGTCCCAGGCCATGATATTGCTCTTGAAAATACTCTTGCTGCTTTTTATCGAAAACACCaatcaagaaacaaaaaacaattacgAAATAGGAATGCTGCTATTTCTTCGATATAAGTCAGTCTCTCTTGCAATTAAAAGTAAGCCAATTTTAACTTCTTATAATCCGAAGATGGGTGACCAAGGCAAATAATATTGCTCCAAAGTTCCCGGTAGCTACACTAAGTATTATTaagaacaataataatgttaacGCTGTAATGTAGAAGCTATTTTATcgttaataaaagtaatttgtttgaAATACCTTCCATTGTAATAGGCGAGTGTCTCTTCACATAACTATTTGCCAATCTTGCcaggacttataaaaaatataatgttgccCTCTTTTGAGACTATATCTCACGCTCGATAAATAAGTATctgacaattaaaaaatatatttttgagtatCGCTAAGAAATGACATGGTTATACATACAGTGCCATTCTtgtttaatatacatatttttttccattattcttgtttgaaatagaaaaaaaatgctgaaatacagatcaaaatgtttatttaaattttaatatgtatatggAAAAGTATATAGTggctatgtatatgtataagggCAGTTTGTTCCAAAGATATTACTTTGTATAGATTTCGTTGAAGAGGCACATCGCGACATAACCATTGTAGTATATCAGCATTGTAATGTCCTAAACTCAGTAATAGGCAATTCGAATTTAATATCGCTTGACATTATTgttcatataaacaatattataataaatatttgcggAAGTActttggtttttttatttacatgtaaatatgtcagttcttattaaaaaaactacgctacctataaatattatatcgcATGATCAGCTTAGGTAAATATTATCATGTCTaaatatgtgaaaaaatatacagtaaaAAGCTAGATTgacacaaaaagaaaatatgaaaacaagTTCAGTAGTCTAGAATCATGTTAAAATGTCACAACACTTGTAGTAGGTTCATACCTACCTAGTTACTGTGGGACCTCCCTAATGCATAAACCTGTTCAAATCTTTTCAATATGCATTTATGCAAATATGCAACGGATACTTGGTACTGGAGAATCAAGGAATTGGTTTGCATACATTTGGTTTAAATATGCAAGCCTTTTTCGGTAGCTGGGTAGAAATATCTACGAATTTGGGAAATTAAACGCACGGTcgaaaaataactaaattgttGCCAAGTTCtgcatattaaattaatattaacaataatttatatcatCAGGTGATCAATAAGATAATTAAGATATTGCACAACGTGGtgtaatattaattgtatttatgaaatgtttttctcGTTCAATAAAACGGGATTGACAAGCGGCTCTAGAGAGCGGATTGAAACCAGTTCTTATATTATCATACCTACCGGTACACACCTCCATCAGTCgatataacattaatattgtgACGCGATTATTTTTtagaacatttaaaaatagtcAATGCTCAGGTATAAAAAATGCCACACTATGCACAGATATTAGATTTGGTCAGCAAACTTTCTTTTGGTGCGATAGAACTCTAAATTGCACGATATCTTTATTCATATTCTCTATTTTCATGTTCTCTATTTGAGACAGTTATAAGATTTCTAAAGAATGATTTACATATTTCCACAGTTTTATGTAGAAAATCATAGTAAAAGCTCCATTCGCTGTTTACACACTTAGGTACTTCTTAATAATCCGATAGTGTAAATGCGCCCtgattcataaataatttatttacgtcTTTGCAATAGTGGCTAGCTGCGCAATTCAAAAGCATTCCAGTAAACCTATTTATGCTACGAAAAGTGCGTCACTTTGAGAATACGCACTTAGTTAGGATTTAAGTATATCctgttaggtacttaaaacttaAATTGGCTTTTCCTTCAATCGTCACTGGAGTTTACAGCattgtttttatgtaggtaataaatatttgtttgcgcaaataattagataaatgCACTTATTGTTTTCGTTTTTAATTGAGGCGAGTAAATTTGATTTCTTCTCCGTTATGAGTCATATCATCCCAGTGTTGATCTGTTGGTAAAGTGCTGTGGAAAGGGAAATTTAGGGTCATACATGATCAATTTCGGAGCTGAAGCTTATTATAGCAAGtttaactaagtaggtattaattgAAAAAGCACTGATTATAGAAAGCATTATAGacattataaacattattatatgaAGGTATACTTGCTGCCCGAGGAACTAGGTttgggaggtcagatagtcattcgctccttgtaaaacgctggtactcagctgcacccgattagactggaagccgaccccaacatagtagggaaaaggctaggctgatgatgatattttatgGTAACTTGGATGCTATGCTAACATCGCGATCatgatattgttattatttctgaAGCTACGTTTCCCGCTAATGGCGAAGATATGGATATgatctttataattatttttgccaAGGAGAATAGTAGCGTGGTAGTAATATTGCCGGCACCGCTTTTAGGAGTTATTTCAAAAAACAATCACATAAACCCAGATTACATATTATCACCGcgttacaaaataacattttccaaGTTATCtgaatatacataaataccAATCTTTATCATAAACAAACCGGCCACATTTGCATAGCAGTCTTGTAGTAAACAGCGGGACTAGTGAGAGCGCCATAGTTTGATCTCGCACTTGGAACTAATATCTCGTCTCAAGAAGATGGAAGAACTTAaggtaaatatttgaaataatttcactaaAATATCCCTTATGGAATAAGAATTAGGTAAGAAAAGTTAAAAGGTAGAAACTAACTTTCGTAAAATAATGTTTGCGTCGAAACCAGTTCTTGAGAAATTAGAAGGATCTTCTATGGCTCTCGAGTAAAAATAGATTAATGTGGAAAAACATGAATTGACTTAGAATTCTATTTTACTGATGCATACTCAACTAACCAACAAAGAAATCAATACCTAGGtatatctacactaatattataaagctgagaagttagtttgtttgaacgcgctaatctcaggaagtattggtccgatttgaagCCCATTAGATAGCCCATCtgtcaaggaaggctataggctacattttatccggctTCGTgaagaggttcccacgggatgcggatgaaaccgctggcagaagctagtatctaATAGGTCTTTCGTTCAATCTCTTCGGACTTAACTTACTGGGGGACGGAATTAAAGAACACTTACACATATCTAGAACTCATTGCATCTCTTTACACAGTATCTCTCCGGATTTGGTTCAGAGTTCTCCTCGGAGGATCCTCGCAAGCCTGGTGCCCTCCCCGAGGGTCAGAACAGTCCTCAGCGTTGTCCTTACGGGTTGTACGCTGAACAGCTTTCCGGGACTGCGTTTACTGCGCCGAGGCATGAAAACAAGCGGTCTTGGTTATACAGGTATGAAcgacattttatttatgaaaactaaatCCTACCCTCATTATAGTGCTCATGAAGCGTGCTCCTATTCAGGGCCTCAGCATGATTTGTTAGCGTATCTACCTATTCTGTGGTTAGCGTTGTTACCAGTACATGTTTGTAATACGACTTTAAAGTCATATTTAGAACTTCTCGGTTTTCTTCACAGTTTTCTTAATGTAGAAAAACATGTAGGTAAGACAGTTTTGATAAGTTACGTTTTCATTTTCCAGAATTCGACCCTCAGTGATTCACAAGCCATTCCAAAAGTCTGATGTCGCGAAATATCTTACCCATAACTGGGACGAACAGGAACCCGATCCTAACCAGGTAAGAAAAAAACCTTTCACCAaccttttaatcattttgactGTTTTACGTTTTCTTACCACATAGTGAGGAACTTAAACATTGCAGTTTAACCTTACCTACCTATCCATTTTTTTACGTATAGTCTCGTTGGCTCCCATTCGACCTTCCACCATCGAACCAATCGGTGGACTTCGTGGCTGGTCTCCACACTGTATGTGGAGCTGGTGACCCTCGCTCCCGCAATGGCCTGGCCATACATGTCTACTTGTGCAACACATCTATGAACAAAAGCGCGTTCTACAGCAGCGATGGAGATATGCTTGTTGGTAAGAgctagtttaataaataaattatgtttattgagTAGAAGAAACTGTACAATATGCTTATGCTTGCATTGAcgttgagccacaaactaagcaaGCACGGCTTGTATCTTGTGGCTTGTTTTTCGACATCAAAATTCatgaaatgacccctcccgctgtgggttagcagctttaagggagtgtcagactcatcatcatcatcatcttcctgccctgttcccaagtcatttggggtcggcgcaacatgtcttggcaagggagtgtcagactcatactgactaaaaaccgtcgtgttccctcgtaggccttttatgtaccagggccgcggtatctctttcgaacaatcccgcagccccggcaggggTATCTTGCGGCTCAGAGTGCGATACTAACAtatgagtacctacctaggtatagTATTTTGTAATCTGTGGTATTAAGGATCGgtttaagtaaaactaaattattgcaTTCCTTCTTCAAGTATAATGATGTCTTGAATATTTCAGTTCCCCAGCAAGGGACTCTGAAGATCACAACGGAATTTGGGCGTATGACGGTGGCTCCCAATGAGATAGCTGTCATCCAGCTCGGCATGAGGTTTGCAGTGGCTGTCGATGGACCTTCCCGGTAAATAAACCTTCCTTATGTCTCTATCATTTTATGAACATATGTTATTTCAATTCCTAAAGAAAAAGTCGAGCTGTTAGGCCACGTTCACACGGCGACCATTCGATTAGATTTTTTCTCGTATACggttttaacttaaaatatatttctcgaACACGGGATTTTCccgtaaataattttcaagttTTCACATATATTCTGTTGTCACTACTCTATGGCGTCGtcctaatgagggttttctaaaatggcgtccacgaggtggcagcaccgagtcgtcaggtccaggtaactgtcaaagtgcttatctttactatgaatagtgaacgattttagtgtttttttttattttataattaaagcactgcattattgttttactattgcggttgagtaaataaaaaaaactaaatcatattgtgttaacaaatttttcaacaagcttttccttagtaccagtgacttttgcaccctctctcttagctcaatttttagttcggaaaccttattctgaccgtagtccataataaaatcaataacacttccaatataacagaatttcaataaacaataagttcggaccctacaattccatactatttgacagctgtttggaccagacgcatacgtggcgccaccctgtggcagaaaaaattgagaagaccctcattgggagcgatcgtacgatggcgcgatgcgtttttcatctcacgatctcacttgcgaggttcaaataggacactctgatgaaatctgtatgtttgaacttaTCGCAcaacgagaacgcatcgtgttaTCGTacgatcgctgtcaattaggacgagacgtcttagatgaaaaacgcatcgcgccatcgtacgatcgctgccaattaggacgacgcctattCGATAAAATCTCGTACACGGTATAGGTACGGGAAAATAATCGCCGTGTGAACGTGGCATTTTGAGTAGGTAGTGTAGGTACCAGTACGTTTATTGCAGAGGGTATATTCTGGAGGTGTTTGACGGACACTTCAAGCTGCCAGATCTTGGACCTATCGGAGCTAATGGACTTGCGAATCCAAGAGACTTCCTCACTCCTGTTGCACACTATGTCGACCAGGAAATACCTGGTaagttattataaaatctatactaatattgtaaagctgaagagtttgtttgattgtttgtttgtttgaacgcgctaatctcaggaactattcgtccgatttgaaaattctttgaaaAGATTATATATCATCACATCTAGTAGGGGCAGAGCAGTCATAGCTAGGGGAAGACATGAATTATGAAAGGATCTTACCAAAATCTATTCTTTAGGGGGTTAAACGGGGGTGAAGTTAGTAATCACATATtagcagtggcgtagcgtggggggggcagggcgggcaaattccccgggcggcagcttttagggggcggcaaaatttacccaattaaaaaaaatagttcgcAACTAGTAggtatctgcgccgctacataaaactttctaacaataacaaaacaatacacaagaaagttgaaactttttaaacttaaaattaattattggtacgtaaaacacacgtgacacatacattttacgtaattttggttttgagtcttaaataaaaaataattaaaacttcgcgctcgcttcgctcgcgtattcagagaTTGTATGCGCtaaattttgcatttgtcaacaaacaaaacgttaaatacgtttgggctaaattttacgtaatatttggtttaagttcgataaaaatttcgcgctcgcttcgctcgcgtattcaaaaacgatacgCCCTTGTtattgcatctgtcaacaaacaaaaacttaagtacgtttgggctaaattttacgtattttttgttttaagtccgataaaattttcgagctcgcttcgctcgcgtattcaaaaacgatacgtccttgtttttgcatctgtcaacaaacaaaaagttaagtaggtacgtttgggctaaattttacgaaatatttggtttaagtccgataaaaatttcgcgctcgcttcgctcgcgcatttggttGCAAAGGAAAGGTCTACTTGAGGACCTCCCCcctctgccggggctgcgggttgttcgaaagagttaccgcagct includes the following:
- the LOC110377714 gene encoding homogentisate 1,2-dioxygenase; the encoded protein is MEELKNSLHLFTQYLSGFGSEFSSEDPRKPGALPEGQNSPQRCPYGLYAEQLSGTAFTAPRHENKRSWLYRIRPSVIHKPFQKSDVAKYLTHNWDEQEPDPNQSRWLPFDLPPSNQSVDFVAGLHTVCGAGDPRSRNGLAIHVYLCNTSMNKSAFYSSDGDMLVVPQQGTLKITTEFGRMTVAPNEIAVIQLGMRFAVAVDGPSRGYILEVFDGHFKLPDLGPIGANGLANPRDFLTPVAHYVDQEIPGFKIINKYQGSLFVAEQNHSPFDVVAWHGNYVPYKYDLSRFMVINAVLYDHCDPSIFTVLTCQSTKPGVAIADFVIFPPRWSVQEHTFRPPYYHRNCMSEFMGLILGAYEAKEGGFLPGGASLHSMMTPHGPDDKCFQGASYGELVPQKIAVDTQAFMFESSLSLAITKWGAETCQKLDAKYYECWQNLPKLFSENINI